A window of the Gossypium hirsutum isolate 1008001.06 chromosome A03, Gossypium_hirsutum_v2.1, whole genome shotgun sequence genome harbors these coding sequences:
- the LOC107886936 gene encoding telomere repeat-binding factor 1: MGAPKQKWTPEEEAALKAGVIKHGAGKWRTILKDPEFSGVLYLRSNVDLKDKWRNMSVMANGWGSRDKARLAVKRTSSFPKQEESAVDLAVAPSDEEIVDVKSVPVSSATLQIPSSTKRSIVRLDNLIMEAITTLKEPGGSNKTNIAAYIEEQYWAPPDFKRLLSAKLKYLTACGRLIKVKRRYRIAPALSFSDRRRNHPMLFSEGRERVSPRFDRDDLKIITKSQIDLELARMRKMTPQEAAAAAARAVAEAEAAIAEAEEAAREAEVAEADAEAAQAFAEAAMKTLKGRNNQKVMVRA, from the exons ATGGGTGCTCCTAAGCAGAAATGGACACCTGAAGAAGAGGCAGCGCTAAAAGCTGGAGTCATCAAACATGGTGCTGGAAAATGGCGAACGATACTGAAAGACCCTGAATTTAGTGGCGTCTTGTATCTGCGTTCCAATGTAGATCTTAAG GATAAATGGAGAAATATGAGTGTGATGGCCAATGGATGGGGTTCTCGAGACAAAGCTAGGCTAGCTGTGAAAAGGACATCTAGCTTTCCTAAACAGGAGGAGAGTGCGGTGGACCTCGCTGTAGCTCCAAGTGATGAGGAAATCGTGGATGTTAAGTCTGTCCCAGTTTCCAGTGCTACATTACAGATTCCATCTTCTACAAAGAGATCCATCGTCAG GTTAGATAACCTCATTATGGAAGCAATTACAACCTTGAAGGAGCCTGGTGGTTCAAACAAGACAAATATTGCTGCATATATAGAG GAGCAATACTGGGCACCTCCTGACTTTAAGAGGCTCTTGTCAGCGAAGTTAAAGTATTTAACAGCTTGTGGTAGACTGATAAAG GTGAAACGCAGGTATAGGATTGCACCTGCTCTGTCATTTTCAGACAGGAGGAGGAATCATCCCATGCTATTTTCAGAGGGAAGGGAAAGGGTTTCTCCTCGATTTGATAGGGATGATTTGAAAATCATCACAAAATCTCAGATTGATTTAGAGTTAGCTAGGATGAGGAAGATGACACCACAAGAGGCTGCTGCAGCCGCTGCTCGAGCAGTTGCAGAAGCAGAAGCTGCAATAGCAGAAGCTGAAGAAGCAGCAAGAGAGGCAGAGGTTGCTGAAGCTGATGCAGAGGCAGCGCAAGCTTTTGCAGAAGCAGCAATGAAAACTCTAAAAGGAAGAAACAATCAGAAAGTG ATGGTTCGAGCTTGA
- the LOC107886937 gene encoding LIM domain-containing protein WLIM1 — MATFAGTQQKCMACDKTVYLVDKLTADNRVFHKACFRCHHCKGTLKLSNYNSFEGVLYCRPHYDQLFKRTGSLDKSFEGTPKIAKPEKHIENENAQKVVNLFGGTKEKCVGCNKTVYPIEKVAVDGTSYHRSCFKCSHGGCTISPSNYIAHEGKLYCKHHHVQLFKEKGNYSQLEGDRQEEPITEKLTSMEIAAES; from the exons atggcAACATTTGCAGGGACTCAACAAAAATGCATGGCCTGTGACAAGACTGTTTACTTGGTTGATAAGCTCACTGCTGATAATAGGGTCTTTCACAAAGCCTGTTTCAGATGCCACCATTGTAAGGGTACTCTCAAG cTTAGCAATTACAATTCTTTTGAAGGGGTGCTTTATTGCAGGCCTCACTATGATCAGCTCTTCAAAAGAACTGGCAGTCTAGACAAGAGTTTTGAAG GAACACCAAAGATTGCCAAACCTGAAAAACACATAGAAAATGAG AATGCACAGAAAGTGGTGAATTTATTCGGTGGAACCAAAGAAAAATGTGTGGGATGCAATAAGACTGTCTATCCAATTGAAAAG GTTGCTGTTGATGGGACATCATACCACAGAAGCTGCTTCAAATGCAGCCATGGAGGTTGCACTATTAGTCCATCAAATTACATTGCACATGAAGGCAAACTTTATTGTAAGCATCACCATGTTCAACTCTTTAAGGAAAAAGGAAACTATAGTCAACTTGAAGGTGACCGACAAGAAGAACCCATCACTGAGAAACTTACATCCATGGAAATTGCTGCTGAGTCATAG
- the LOC107886938 gene encoding ADP-ribosylation factor-like protein 8a: MGLWEAFLNWLRSLFFKQEMELSLIGLQNAGKTSLVNVIATGGYSEDMIPTVGFNMRKVTKGNVTIKLWDLGGQPRFRSMWERYCRAVSAIVYVVDAADNDNLSVSRRELHDLLSKPSLSGIPLLVLGNKIDKSEALSKENLTEQMGLKSITDREVCCYMISCKNSTNIDTVIDWLVKHSKSKN, from the exons ATGGGATTATGGGAAGCTTTTCTCAATTGGCTTCGAAG TCTCTTCTTCAAGCAAGAAATGGAGCTATCGTTAATAGGCCTCCAGAATGCTGGAAAAACGTCCCTAGTTAATGTCATTGCA ACCGGTGGATATAGTGAAGATATGATACCAACT GTAGGATTTAATATGAGGAAGGTAACAAAAGGAAATGTCACTATAAAGTTATGGGATCTTGGGGGTCAACCAAGGTTTCGAAGTATGTGGGAGAGATACTGCCGCGCTGTTTCAGCTATTGT ATATGTCGTGGACGCTGCTGATAATGATAACTTATCTGTCTCGAGAAGAGAACTCCATGACCTGTTAAGTAAACCCTCATTAAGTGGTATTCCGCTACTGGTTCTCGGAAACAAGATTGACAAATCCGAAGCCTTGTCTAAGGAGAATTTGACAGAGCAAAT GGGGCTGAAATCCATTACAGATAGAGAGGTTTGTTGCTATATGATCTCATGCAAGAACTCTACCAACATCGATACAGTGATCGATTGGCTGGTGAAGCATTCAAAATCAAAGAATTGA
- the LOC107886939 gene encoding endo-1,4-beta-xylanase 5-like, translating to MKIAEASVLLVTCIVLFSGHGVCSFSYDYSATMECLATPKRAQYGGGMIGFNQRTNGSTLSSELGVSNDGLHNTILSLRTIKLEKGNLYTFSAWVQISNGSESETVAVAFKASNGELVHGGETMAKQGCWSLLKGGIVAGFTGVVEILLMSKAMEIRVDNVSLWPFTAKEWRSHQDKSIDKVRKKKVSFKVTYANGTAADGALILILQTKSGFPFGCGMNHYIVTDEAYRQWFASRFKVTSFTNEMKWYSTEKTQGVENYTVADAMVNFAEQNGISIRGHNVFWDNRVMQPKWVKDLPPAELMKAATRRLNSVVSRYAGLLIGWDVMNENLHFRFFEDKLGENASSMFYSMAYHLDPSTTLFMNEYNTIENSKDHTATACKYKEELEKILSFPGNASLKAAIGLEGHFRDPKPNIAYMRSALDILGTMGLPIWLTEVDVGGGPDQAHNLEDILREGYSHPAVEGIIIFGGPIAAGFKCLTLANYDFEPTPVGEVVDKLINEWKSGRRQVRTDSRGMSAILLFHGDYRVEVSHPLLNSSMSINFKVTKETENITVLLQFDA from the exons ATGAAGATTGCAGAGGCCAGCGTTTTACTTGTGACATGCATTGTCCTGTTTTCAG GACATGGCGTTTGTTCTTTCTCCTATGACTATTCTGCAACAATGGAG TGCTTGGCAACGCCCAAGAGAGCTCAATATGGTGGAGGGATGATTGGGTTCAATCAAAGAACAAATGGATCCACATTGTCGAGTGAATTAGGAGTTTCAAATGATGGGTTACACAATACAATACTCTCATTGAGGACTATAAAGCTCGAGAAAGGAAATTTATATACATTTTcag CTTGGGTTCAAATCAGCAATGGGAGTGAAAGTGAGACTGTAGCTGTTGCATTCAAGGCTTCTAATGGTGAATTGGTACATGGAGGTGAAACTATGGCTAAACAAGGGTGTTGGTCACTGTTAAAAGGTGGCATAGTTGCTGGATTTACAGGCGTTGTAGAGATTCTTTTGATG AGCAAAGCAATGGAGATTCGAGTCGATAATGTTTCGTTGTGGCCGTTCACAGCAAAGGAATGGAGATCCCACCAAGACAAAAGTATTGACAAG GTTCGTAAGAAGAAGGTGAGTTTCAAGGTAACATATGCCAATGGAACTGCGGCTGATGGTGCTTTGATCTTGATACTTCAAACCAAGTCCGGTTTCCCATTCGGATGCGGAATGAACCATTATATCGTCACGGATGAAGCTTATCGGCAATGGTTCGCCTCGAGATTTAAGGTTACCAGTTTCACCAACGAGATGAAATGGTACAGCACTGAAAAAACACAAGGCGTAGAGAACTATACCGTTGCGGATGCAATGGTGAATTTTGCCGAACAAAACGGGATTTCCATTAGAGGTCATAATGTTTTCTGGGACAATCGTGTAATGCAGCCTAAATGGGTTAAAGACCTTCCACCGGCCGAGCTAATGAAAGCTGCAACTCGAAGGTTGAACTCGGTGGTTTCGAGATATGCAGGACTGTTAATCGGGTGGGATGTAATGAATGAGAATCTACATTTCAGATTCTTCGAGGACAAACTCGGGGAAAACGCATCTTCAATGTTCTACTCGATGGCTTATCATCTCGATCCAAGTACGACTCTTTTTATGAACGAGTACAATACGATCGAAAACAGCAAGGATCATACAGCAACTGCTTGTAAATACAAGGAGGAGCTTGAGAAGATCCTTTCATTTCCTGGCAATGCTAGCTTGAAGGCAGCAATAGGATTAGAAGGCCATTTTCGTGATCCGAAACCGAACATAGCTTACATGAGATCAGCTTTGGACATTCTAGGAACAATGGGGTTACCTATATGGCTTACGGAAGTCGATGTCGGTGGAGGACCAGATCAG GCACACAACTTGGAAGATATACTAAGGGAGGGCTATTCTCATCCTGCAGTCGAAGGGATTATCATTTTCGGTGGTCCGATAGCCGCCGGATTCAAGTGTTTGACGCTAGCAAATTATGATTTCGAACCTACGCCTGTCGGAGAAGTTGTAGACAAGTTGATTAATGAGTGGAAATCTGGGAGGAGACAAGTTAGAACAGATAGTAGAGGAATGTCTgcaattttactctttcatggtGATTACAGGGTAGAAGTGAGCCATCCTTTGCTTAACAGTTCAATGAGTATCAACTTTAAGGTAACGAAAGAGACAGAAAACATTACTGTATTGCTTCAATTTGATGCTTGA
- the LOC107886940 gene encoding endo-1,4-beta-xylanase 5-like, whose protein sequence is MEISLQKNNLITMLLILVCPDLLFSGFEANALPYDYTASIECLETPLKPLHGGGIILNPELNMGLKGWQAFGDAKIEQRELAGNKFVAVHARNHPTDSISQKLYLQQETLYSFSAWIQVSEGNEAVAAVFKTGTGFKHGGAVVAESKCWSMLKGGFTSDATGPAELYFESKNTSIEIWVDSISLQPFTTEEWASHQDQSIKKVRKAKVRIQAIDKQGNPLSNATITIQQNKPGFPIGCAINKNILKNTPYQKWFTSRFTVTTFEDEMKWYSTEVSPGHEDYTSADALLSFAKQHNIAVRGHNVLWDDPKCQPGWLYSLSPAELSSAVHKRIVSVMSRYRGQLIAWDVVNENLHFSFFESKLGDQATPNFYRLAHAVDWSVPLFLNEYNTIEDSRDWAATPAKYLQKLRQIQGLTRNAKMGIGLESHFGTPNLAYMRASLDTLGATGLPIWLTELDVLSGPNQAKYLEQILMEAYSHPKVDGIVIWAAWKPQGCYRMCLTDNNFNNLATGNVVDNLLRQWQSRAVSGLTDTRGFFEATLFHGDHEINITHPSSSAHSFVVVSTNASLQSPLTFQVSV, encoded by the exons ATGGAGATTTCACTGCAAAAAAACAATCTGATTACTATGCTGCTTATCTTAGTATGTCCCGATCTGCTCTTTTCAG gGTTTGAAGCTAATGCCTTGCCTTATGATTACACAGCAAGCATTGAG TGCTTAGAAACTCCTCTAAAACCTCTACACGGTGGAGGAATCATATTGAACCCAGAGTTGAACATGGGGTTAAAAGGATGGCAAGCATTTGGAGATGCAAAGATTGAACAAAGAGAACTTGCAGGCAACAAATTTGTAGCCGTTCATGCCAGGAATCACCCAACTGATAGTATCTCTCAGAAGCTTTATTTGCAGCAAGAGACCCTCTACTCTTTCTCTG CTTGGATACAAGTTAGTGAAGGAAATGAGGCAGTGGCAGCGGTATTTAAAACTGGAACAGGGTTCAAACATGGTGGTGCAGTGGTTGCTGAATCAAAGTGTTGGTCTATGCTTAAAGGTGGCTTCACTTCGGATGCTACCGGCCCAGCCGAGTTATACTTTGAG AGCAAGAACACATCAATTGAAATATGGGTTGACAGCATCTCACTCCAACCATTTACCACAGAAGAATGGGCATCTCACCAAGATCAAAGcattaaaaag GTTCGTAAAGCAAAAGTGAGGATACAAGCAATTGATAAACAAGGCAATCCCCTCTCAAATGCCACAATCACGATTCAACAAAACAAACCAGGGTTCCCAATAGGTTGTGCCATAAACAAAAACATCCTAAAAAATACACCTTACCAAAAATGGTTCACATCAAGGTTCACCGTCACCACATTCGAAGACGAAATGAAATGGTACAGCACCGAAGTTTCCCCCGGTCATGAGGACTACACGTCGGCCGATGCCTTACTTAGCTTTGCCAAACAACATAACATTGCCGTTCGAGGCCATAATGTACTATGGGATGACCCCAAGTGCCAACCGGGATGGCTTTACTCACTCTCGCCAGCTGAGCTTTCGAGTGCGGTCCACAAAAGGATCGTTTCCGTTATGTCGAGATACAGAGGGCAGCTTATTGCGTGGGATGTTGTCAATGAGAATCTGCATTTTTCGTTCTTTGAAAGTAAGTTAGGGGATCAAGCTACTCCAAACTTTTATAGGTTGGCTCATGCGGTAGATTGGTCAGTGCCTTTGTTTTTGAACGAGTATAATACTATAGAGGATAGTAGAGATTGGGCAGCTACACCAGCTAAGTACCTGCAAAAATTGAGACAGATTCAAGGTTTAACGAGGAATGCAAAGATGGGAATTGGACTTGAGTCCCATTTTGGTACTCCGAATCTTGCTTATATGAGAGCTTCTCTTGATACACTTGGTGCTACTGGGTTGCCCATTTGGCTTACTGAACTTGACGTTCTAAGCGGTCCTAATCAG GCCAAATACTTGGAACAAATTCTAATGGAAGCGTATTCTCACCCTAAAGTAGATGGGATTGTAATATGGGCAGCATGGAAACCGCAAGGGTGTTACCGGATGTGTTTGACCGACAACAATTTTAACAACTTAGCGACCGGAAATGTTGTTGACAACCTGTTGCGACAATGGCAGTCGAGGGCCGTGTCGGGTTTGACTGACACCCGAGGTTTCTTTGAAGCTACCCTTTTTCATGGTGACCATGAAATCAACATCACACATCCTTCTTCTTCGGCTCACAGCTTTGTGGTCGTTTCAACTAATGCATCCTTGCAATCGCCACTTACGTTTCAAGTTTCTGTATGA
- the LOC107886941 gene encoding DNA polymerase kappa isoform X1, whose protein sequence is MDGVDQEKVQKVVYGMSKGSKYFENEERKEAFIRQKIEHMRARADKLSAADLSHYQKDADKRILELESTRDLSRIWLHVDMDAFYAAVETLSNPSLKGKPMAVGSMSMISTANYEARKFGLRAAMPGFIARKLCPDLIFVPTDFKKYTYYSDLTRKVFWDYDPNFMAASLDEAYVDITKVCEERSITGAEIAEELRSRVYEETGLTCSAGVAPNRLLAKVCSDINKPNGQFVLPNDRMAVMTFISSLPIRKIGGIGKVTENILKGVFGVSTCEEMLQKGSFLCALFSHSSADFFLSVGLGLGGTDTPEVRFRKSISSERTFSATEDAALLYQKLEMLSADMQKEGLSGRTLTLKLKTASFEVRTRAVTLQKYISLSDDILKHASNLLKAELPISLRLIGLRVSHFNEDKGGVPGDPKQKTLTTFLISGDASRRTGDDQRFLGSDLSDLHFISEKETAISLDDNETCHHEFGDPFERKHLSDIDDKNCISSINACEMEKIDELSSNKTAAMVNTADVKEWTTKSPKRDLSRVSEDDSSVQREPEGSNPDRLNKEPSTSGNEEFFSSNQMEMLFWVDDYKCSLCGAELPSFVEERQEHSDFHLAERIQKEESGTGSSSLIPRLRIVPKDYSGSQNRRKKHKSSPKQGMHLPIDSFFTKKGSRQL, encoded by the exons atggATGGAGTTGATCAAGAAAAAGTTCAGAAAGTAGTGTATGGGATGAGCAAAGGATCAAAATATTTCGAAAATGAAGAGCGAAAGGAGGCTTTTATTCGGCAAAAAATAGAGCATATGCGAGCTCGAGCTGATAAGCTTTCCGCTGCTGATTTATCTCATTATCAAAAG GATGCGGATAAGAGAATTTTAGAGCTCGAATCTACACGAGACCTTTCTAGGATTTGGTTACATGTAGATATGGATGCTTTTTATGCGGCTGTTGAAACTTTGAGTAATCCTTCGTTGAAGGGTAAACCGATGGCTGTTGGTAGTATGTCTATGATTTCCACTGCTAATTATGAG GCTCGCAAATTTGGCCTTCGTGCTGCCATGCCTGGGTTCATTGCACGTAAATTATGTCCAGACTTGATATTTGTTCCCACAGATTTCAAGAAATATACTTATTATAGTGATTTAACTAGAAAAG TTTTTTGGGACTATGATCCTAATTTCATGGCTGCCAGTTTGGATGAAGCTTACGTTGATATTACTAAGGTTTGCGAAGAAAGAAGCATTACTGGTGCAGAA ATTGCTGAAGAACTCAGATCTAGAGTATATGAAGAGACTGGTTTGACATGTAGTGCTGGAGTGGCTCCAAATCGCTTACTTGCTAAG GTTTGCTCAGATATTAACAAGCCAAATGGGCAGTTTGTTTTACCAAATGACCGCATGGCTGTCATGACATTTATATCTTCACTTCCTATTCGGAAG ATTGGGGGTATAGGCAAGGtgacggaaaatattttaaaggGTGTTTTTGGAGTCAGCACTTGTGAAGAGATGCTGCAGAAAGGCAGTTTCCTCTGTGCGCTATTTTCTCATTCTTCAGCAG ATTTTTTCCTATCTGTTGGATTGGGGCTTGGAGGGACGGATACTCCTGAGGTCAGGTTTCGGAAAAGTATCAGCAGTGAGAGGACATTTTCTGCAACAGAGGATGCTGCATTGCTTTATCAGAAATTAG AGATGCTGTCAGCTGACATGCAAAAAGAGGGTCTTTCTGGACGAACATTAACTCTTAAATTAAAAACTGCATCTTTTGAG GTTCGTACAAGGGCTGTCACCTTGCAGAAATATATTTCTTTGAGTGATGACATCTTAAAACACGCTTCAAACTTATTAAAGGCTGAACTCCCTATTTCGTTGAGACTGATAG GTCTGCGAGTGTCTCATTTCAATGAAGATAAGGGGGGTGTACCTGGTGACCCTAAACAAAAAACTCTCACTACGTTTTTAATATCAGGAGATGCTTCTAGAAGAACTGGGGATGATCAACGCTTCTTAGGTTCAGATTTGAGTGATCTCCACTTCATAAGTGAAAAGGAAACTGCCATTTCTCTTGACGACAATGAGACATGTCACCATGAGTTCGGAGATCCATTTGAGAGGAAGCATTTATCAGATATAGATGACAAAAATTGCATTTCCAGCATAAATGCTTGTGAAATGGAGAAAATTGATGAACTTTCTAGCAACAAAACTGCGGCCATG GTGAATACTGCCGATGTGAAAGAGTGGACCACAAAATCTCCTAAAAGAGACTTATCACGAGTGTCAGAAGATGATTCTTCCGTCCAGAGGGAGCCGGAGGGCAGCAATCCTGACAGATTAAACAAAGAACCTAGTACCTCCGGAAATGAGGaatttttttcatcaaatcagatGGAAATGTTATTTTGGGTGGATGACTACAAGTGTTCATTGTGTGGGGCTGAATTACCAAGTTTTGTTGAAGAAAGACAAGAGCACTCTGATTTCCATCTTGCCGAGAGGATTCAGAAGGAGGAATCTGGTACAGGGTCGAGCTCTTTGATTCCAAGGCTAAG GATTGTCCCAAAGGATTATAGTGGAAGCCAAAATAGACGTAAGAAGCATAAATCATCACCAAAACAGGGGATGCATCTGCCAATTGATTCATTCTTTACCAAGAAGGGCAGTCGGCAATTGTAA
- the LOC107886941 gene encoding DNA polymerase kappa isoform X2: MSKGSKYFENEERKEAFIRQKIEHMRARADKLSAADLSHYQKDADKRILELESTRDLSRIWLHVDMDAFYAAVETLSNPSLKGKPMAVGSMSMISTANYEARKFGLRAAMPGFIARKLCPDLIFVPTDFKKYTYYSDLTRKVFWDYDPNFMAASLDEAYVDITKVCEERSITGAEIAEELRSRVYEETGLTCSAGVAPNRLLAKVCSDINKPNGQFVLPNDRMAVMTFISSLPIRKIGGIGKVTENILKGVFGVSTCEEMLQKGSFLCALFSHSSADFFLSVGLGLGGTDTPEVRFRKSISSERTFSATEDAALLYQKLEMLSADMQKEGLSGRTLTLKLKTASFEVRTRAVTLQKYISLSDDILKHASNLLKAELPISLRLIGLRVSHFNEDKGGVPGDPKQKTLTTFLISGDASRRTGDDQRFLGSDLSDLHFISEKETAISLDDNETCHHEFGDPFERKHLSDIDDKNCISSINACEMEKIDELSSNKTAAMVNTADVKEWTTKSPKRDLSRVSEDDSSVQREPEGSNPDRLNKEPSTSGNEEFFSSNQMEMLFWVDDYKCSLCGAELPSFVEERQEHSDFHLAERIQKEESGTGSSSLIPRLRIVPKDYSGSQNRRKKHKSSPKQGMHLPIDSFFTKKGSRQL; this comes from the exons ATGAGCAAAGGATCAAAATATTTCGAAAATGAAGAGCGAAAGGAGGCTTTTATTCGGCAAAAAATAGAGCATATGCGAGCTCGAGCTGATAAGCTTTCCGCTGCTGATTTATCTCATTATCAAAAG GATGCGGATAAGAGAATTTTAGAGCTCGAATCTACACGAGACCTTTCTAGGATTTGGTTACATGTAGATATGGATGCTTTTTATGCGGCTGTTGAAACTTTGAGTAATCCTTCGTTGAAGGGTAAACCGATGGCTGTTGGTAGTATGTCTATGATTTCCACTGCTAATTATGAG GCTCGCAAATTTGGCCTTCGTGCTGCCATGCCTGGGTTCATTGCACGTAAATTATGTCCAGACTTGATATTTGTTCCCACAGATTTCAAGAAATATACTTATTATAGTGATTTAACTAGAAAAG TTTTTTGGGACTATGATCCTAATTTCATGGCTGCCAGTTTGGATGAAGCTTACGTTGATATTACTAAGGTTTGCGAAGAAAGAAGCATTACTGGTGCAGAA ATTGCTGAAGAACTCAGATCTAGAGTATATGAAGAGACTGGTTTGACATGTAGTGCTGGAGTGGCTCCAAATCGCTTACTTGCTAAG GTTTGCTCAGATATTAACAAGCCAAATGGGCAGTTTGTTTTACCAAATGACCGCATGGCTGTCATGACATTTATATCTTCACTTCCTATTCGGAAG ATTGGGGGTATAGGCAAGGtgacggaaaatattttaaaggGTGTTTTTGGAGTCAGCACTTGTGAAGAGATGCTGCAGAAAGGCAGTTTCCTCTGTGCGCTATTTTCTCATTCTTCAGCAG ATTTTTTCCTATCTGTTGGATTGGGGCTTGGAGGGACGGATACTCCTGAGGTCAGGTTTCGGAAAAGTATCAGCAGTGAGAGGACATTTTCTGCAACAGAGGATGCTGCATTGCTTTATCAGAAATTAG AGATGCTGTCAGCTGACATGCAAAAAGAGGGTCTTTCTGGACGAACATTAACTCTTAAATTAAAAACTGCATCTTTTGAG GTTCGTACAAGGGCTGTCACCTTGCAGAAATATATTTCTTTGAGTGATGACATCTTAAAACACGCTTCAAACTTATTAAAGGCTGAACTCCCTATTTCGTTGAGACTGATAG GTCTGCGAGTGTCTCATTTCAATGAAGATAAGGGGGGTGTACCTGGTGACCCTAAACAAAAAACTCTCACTACGTTTTTAATATCAGGAGATGCTTCTAGAAGAACTGGGGATGATCAACGCTTCTTAGGTTCAGATTTGAGTGATCTCCACTTCATAAGTGAAAAGGAAACTGCCATTTCTCTTGACGACAATGAGACATGTCACCATGAGTTCGGAGATCCATTTGAGAGGAAGCATTTATCAGATATAGATGACAAAAATTGCATTTCCAGCATAAATGCTTGTGAAATGGAGAAAATTGATGAACTTTCTAGCAACAAAACTGCGGCCATG GTGAATACTGCCGATGTGAAAGAGTGGACCACAAAATCTCCTAAAAGAGACTTATCACGAGTGTCAGAAGATGATTCTTCCGTCCAGAGGGAGCCGGAGGGCAGCAATCCTGACAGATTAAACAAAGAACCTAGTACCTCCGGAAATGAGGaatttttttcatcaaatcagatGGAAATGTTATTTTGGGTGGATGACTACAAGTGTTCATTGTGTGGGGCTGAATTACCAAGTTTTGTTGAAGAAAGACAAGAGCACTCTGATTTCCATCTTGCCGAGAGGATTCAGAAGGAGGAATCTGGTACAGGGTCGAGCTCTTTGATTCCAAGGCTAAG GATTGTCCCAAAGGATTATAGTGGAAGCCAAAATAGACGTAAGAAGCATAAATCATCACCAAAACAGGGGATGCATCTGCCAATTGATTCATTCTTTACCAAGAAGGGCAGTCGGCAATTGTAA